The Oncorhynchus gorbuscha isolate QuinsamMale2020 ecotype Even-year linkage group LG08, OgorEven_v1.0, whole genome shotgun sequence DNA window CAGATTCAAtgttaaacatttacatttatatttgaattatttagcttacgctcttatccagagtgaattacagttagtgcattcattttAATATAGctgggtgggacaaccacatatcgcAGTCAAAGTAAGTATGTTTTTCCTCttagtagctatcagcaaagtcagtgatTAGTAGAAAAAGAGTTAAGTGTGAGTGTTAGTTTAACAGGTAGgatttcagatgttttcagaagatgggcagggactctgctgacCTAGCGTCAGGGGGAAGCTTGTTCCACCATCGGGGTGCCAGGAAAGAGTCCTCCCGTAGGGTTGGGAGAGCCAAGAGGCCAGAGGTGGCAGAATGAATTTCtcgggttagggtgtagggtttgagcataggcttgaaggtagggaggggcagttccctAAGGAATTGTACTTAAAACCTTTAAGTTCTtggtatactgtagatatgtcTTAAGAGCCACCTTTCTGGAACAATGCCAGTTGATATCCATGACTCCATTACAATTGAGTCCAACAACTGCTATCTCACTCTTTAACTATACTAACTGTATCTATCTTTCAGCTGGTTCTTTGAAGTGCTTGGTTACCCAAAGAAATCATTACCAAATATGGTCAATGGAATTGCCATGACGCTATCCTTCTTCCTGGTGAGGATAGCGGTCATGCCGATGTATTACAGCCGGATGTACGCCGTGTACGGGACAGAACCTTTCTACCGGGTGACTTTTGGTGGCCGTTGTGCATGGATGGGCCCCAGTTTCTGTCTAGACATTATGAACGTCATGTGGATGCATAAAATGGCCCGCGGCTGCATTAGCGTCCTGCGCTCTCCCGGAAAGGTAAAAGTGGAAAAGCTACAGAATGGGAAAGTGCACTGAGAGGTTGCACAAGGCTATGGTGTAGTTATTTTATTGTATGTCTGGTTCAAATGGTTCATGGACATTTTTGGATCAAATGGTTCATGGACTGGAAATGTCTTGAGACTCCCTACGATCCCATGACCAGCCCTAGGTAAATTGTGTACCACTATATTTATTTGCCCAGAACACTGCCAATTGAACAAGCTCTACAGTCCTCCAAAATGATGGGAGGGGACATGGTAAAGGCCATTGGATTGCGTCTCCTCTTGGTCCTTACAGATGGAGGAAGTGGATGGAAACAAACAGACAATACTCTAAAGCACAGGTCCTCTTTTCTGTTGGACTCTTTGATTGTAAATTGTATGTATGTCCACCCAAAGGTGTCTTGTGTGTATTGCCACAATTACATTAACTGACATGGAAGAGAATGTTAAAGGAACTCACATAGTTTTGTAATGTTTATGAAGCCATATAGATGGCTCTTGTACAAATATCATGAGATATTGTACAAAAATAAAATCCTTACTTGAAATCTGTGTTTTCACCAGCATTAGGATGTAAAAGAAGTATATTGTCAGGCTACTGAAGTCTATGCTCAGGAGCCTGCTCATGCAGTAGGCCTAGGAAATATTAGTCATGCACATAAAGTATCAGGGTAGATTTAGACAAACCATGTATTGTAATTTTATCTCTAGAAGTGACCTTACTGAGTGTGATTCATGATAACAGCAATAAAAGTGCACTTATGTCTAACCGACACACCCACACTATAACTTCACACAAGCATCTCCACACAGTTCACAAATTACAAAATCAAACTTCAGAAGTCAAGCTTCATAATGTAATGTGAAATTTTTTAATTAAAGGGATACTACAAGATTCTGGCATTTAATCCCTTTTTCTGGTTACCCAGAGTCTGAACTTGTATGTCTGCATGCAGTatgaagttagaatagcaatgctACTGTACCTTTAGGCTTCCAGTCCTTGTGCTATAACTAgttaacgttggctagctaaacTACCGTTATTTTCATCATGCTGtgtgcagagacataaaaatggtatccgcAATTTCATCTGACTCCGGGTAAGCAGAACATGGCCTTAAATGCAAGAATCTCGCATTATGCCTTTCAGGTTTCCCTGTTGGATCTCTGGGTGAGAATATGCAAGCTATTGTGACATTTACAACTATGTTAGTTATAAtatttaattaaaaaatatatatttaaataatgAACTCTTTGAGTTAATTGAAGTGAATGATTTATTAACTCTATTTTCATACTTGCTTTGATTGTCTTCAGACAGTTGTCAGCAGACAACACGACGACACttgtctgctgctgctgctctcttgTGGAGACAATGCGGGACTGCAAACATCCCCTCAAAAGGAGGATACAGTGGTCAAAGAGTTTTGAGGAATATTAATAAAAAAATGATTGATGTTAAAACCTTGGTTTGGCATCATTTGGTCATCACATTGTTTTCTAAAAGTCCCATACCTCTGGCTCTTAAAGTATAGATAAAAATGTACAACTATGGATGTAAAAATGTACAATTAtgcttgtttttttattttatttgatttcacctttatttaaccaggatgagaacaagttctcatttacaactgtgacctggccaagataaagcaaagcagtgcgacacagagttacacatggaataaacaaacagagTTAATAACTCAATAgagaagtctatatacagtgtgtgaaaatgaagtaagattagggaggtaaggcaataaatagtccgtagtggcaaaataattacaatttagcaaataaacacgagtgatagatgtgtagaagatgaatgtgcaagtagagatactggggtgcaaaggagaaaataATTTAAggaataacaatatggggatgaggtagttgtatgggctatttacagatgggctatgtacaggtgcaatgatctgtaagctgctctgatagctgatgcttaaagttagtaagagagatatgagtctccagcgtcagtgatttttgcaattcgttccagtcattggcagcagagaactggaaggaaagacggccaaaggaggaattggctttgggggtgatgtttggcagcatgagtgaaggatgcttagTTTAGAAATAGGAAGCCGGTTCttgatttcattttggattggagatgcttaatatgagtctggaaggagagtttacagtctaactagacaccaaggtatttgtagttgtccacatattctaagtcagaaccgtccagagtagtgatgttaggtgggcgggcaggtgtgggcagcgaccggttgaaaagcatgcatttagttttatttgcatttaagagcagttggagaccacggaaggagagtggtacgacattgaagctcgtctggaggttagttaacacagtgtccaaagaaaggccagaagtatacagaatggtgtcgtctgcgtagaggtggatcagagaatcaccagccgaAAGAGTGACGTCATTGatttatacagagaaaagagtcgacccgaaaattgaaccctgtggcaccccaatagagactgccagaggtctggacaacaggccctccgatttgacacactgaactctgtctgagaagttgttggtgaaccaggcgaggcagtcatttgataaaccaaggctgttgagtctgccgataagaatgcggtggttgacagtcgaaagccttggccaggtcgatgaatacggctgcacagtattgtcttttgtcGATGGCGGTTATGGTATCATTTAGGATCTTGAGCGTGGCTATGGTGCACCCATGACCTGCTCGGACACCAGATGCATAGCAGAGAACGTACGTGgtattcaaaatggtcggtgatctgtttgttaacttggctttccaATACCTTAGAaatgcagggtaggatagatataggtctgttgcagtttgggtctagagagtctccccctttgaagagggggatgaccgcggcagctttccaatctttggggatctcagacaatacgaaagagagattgaacaggctagtaatatgggttgcaacaattgcaatggatcattttagaaagagattgTCTTGCCCAGCTAATTTGTAGGTGTCctgattttgcagctctttcagaacatcagctatctggatttgggtgatggACAAATGGGGGAGGTTCGGgtaagttgctgtggggggtgcagagctgctGTCCGGGATAGGGGTAGTCAGGTGGAAAGCATTGCCagacgtagaaaaatgcttattgaaattctcgattattgtagatttatcggtgatgacagtgtttcctagcctcagtgcagtgggcagctgggaggaggtgctcttattctccatggactttagtgtcccagaactttttggagtttgtgctacaggatgcatatttctgtttgaaaaagctagcctttgtttTCCTAAATgcttgtgtatattggttcctaacttccctgaaaagttgcatatcgtgggggctattcgatgctaatgcagtatgccacaggatgtttttgtgctggtcaagggcagtcaggtctggagtgaaccaagggttatctgttctacattttttgaacggggcatgcttatttaagatgttgAGGAAAGTACTTTTGAAGactaaccaggcatcctctactgacggaatgggggcaatatctttccaggatacccgggccaggtcgattagaaaggcctgctcgctgaagtgttttagggagcgtttgactgtgatgaggggtggtcatttgaccgcggacccattatggacgcaggcaatgaggcagtgatcgctgagatcctggttgaagacagcagaggtttatttggagggcaggttggtcaggatgatatctatgagggtgccctagTTTACAGAtttgggttgtacctggtaggttccatgataatttgggtgaaattgagggcatctagtttagagtgtaggacggccggggtgttaagcatatcccagtttaggtcacctaacagtacaaactcggAAGATAAATGGGGGGGGGGCAGTTAATTAACATATGGTGCCCAGTGCGCAGCTGGGGGGTGTCTgtaacaagcggcaacggtgagacttatttctggaaaggtggaatTTTAAAAGTAGTACTTAAACTCTTTGGGCACAGACGTTGATAGCAGGACagaactccaccccctttggcagttaaAAATGGCacaatttttggtggtcttcctaagccaagtttcagacacagctaggacatgagggttggtggagtgtgctaaagccgtgaaaataaaataaaaacttagggaggaggcttctgatgttaacatgcatgaaaccaatgcttttacggttacagaagtcaacaaatgatagagcctggggaataggagtggaactgggggctacagggcatgggttaacctctacatcaccagaggagtaggataagggtacggctaaaggctataagaactggtcattTTGTGCGTTGgtgacagagaataaaaggagcagatttctgggcgtaaTGAAAAATGATTGGATTAAATGGGATAAAGGTGAGTTGAGACTGattgatctacaaatcaccttgcatcctAAATGACTACTCAATATTATTTCTAGATCATTCACGTCTGTCATAATTTATCAAGTATACATCACGGTTTTGATGCTATCgaacaaagacagtacagtatgaagataggcagaaactgcttctccaatagacaTTCCCATTGTGTGCGGTCATGGCGACGTTGGATAGCTAAACTCGGTCGTACTAACGTGTCTCTCGCGCCGAACTGCGCGTGTGCACGCTGTCAAATCAAATACTTGTTTTTTTTAACGAAAATGAAAACgagtcagtttgtcactttcaagaggttggagtaataacatttTGGCTCGAATTTAGGTGGTGCCTTTCGAGAAAATGAACAACTATGGGGGAAAAAATAACTTCTCCAATTGACTTCTCAACCCCCGGCCTAGTCTGCTTGGTCTGTTTCGTAAGCGTGTCCGGAAATTGGTTTAAAAACTCTTTGGTTTTGATGCTCTCGAACGCGAGCATCAAAACCGTGATGTatcatgggtaaattgtgacAAGGCTGTCTTGGTCTCTCCTTCTGCAAACGGTTTTGAAGAGAGTCGAGTGTTCTTTGTTCGTTATACCCATATAGATAGATACAGGACTCATCTTTATATCTGTGCGTTTGTAGTTTAGGAATGGGAATCGCCATTGCGGCTACAACTCATAGGAATCCCGGTTTATACCTCATCGGAGAGGACGCGAAGTGGAAGCAATTGAGATTGCCCCAAAAGTAACCAGAACATTCCCCCAATGCATTATGGGTGTGTAGTGTTTGCTAACTTTCACGACATTGCAGCATAGACGGGCTACCTTCATCAAGGTAACACGTTTATATTTACTAGATTAATCCATAGTAAAATCGTTTGTTTTACTTTATATATTTCAAGAAATAGGCAACGAGTTTAGTCATGAAATTAGTCTGTCATTTCTAAACGAATTTCAAACCTGCATGGGATGGGAGTCCTACGGCTACGGTATCCGGCAGCTGATATGTTCCAGAGTGCATGCAAGGTCGTGATATTTACATAATCGCTGCTGTTTCAATGCTAATTTCAACAGTTACTGTAATATCCTATTTAGGACAACTGTCATGAGTTACAGACATATGGAAATAACAAGCTAGGGGTGCTGTTGTTTAAATCTTTGACCATTAGCTGTATGACTGGTTAATTAACAGGCTAGACGTGGGATGAGCTAGCTATGAGGCATAGCAGGAATTAATGACCCTTTACACATTTATTCTTTCTTAACGTTAATATCTGTTATATCACTGACAGGTCTGGGGTGTAGACCTATCCAGTGACTAACTTGTCAGGCAGAATGGATCCCATGTCTGGTTCAACAGTTAAAGCAGAGGGCTTTGTGGTCGCTCACCCCTATGCTGGCTCACCACCCCAGGGATGCCCCATGCAAAAGGAGACAAAACCAAGTAAGTCTCTTCAGCTGTGTCAGGTTGATACtgtttgtgtttgtctattgGTTCTCTGTTGTCTGCAATGGATACCCATAACCCCATCAGCTATCACACCTTGCATAGCAATAACAAAGCAGATATTGTTTTTCCTTGTACTAATGTATTTTGACCTATCCTCTCAGGtgcaccattaccaccaccagaGTGTCCCATGCACAAGGCATCTACCCCGGCCCAGGTTGAGAGCACGCCCCCCCCAACAGCCCCAGCTTCAGACCAGGCAGGGCCAACACATCAGGATCGGGCATACGAGTTTGTGGAGTGCCCCATGAAAGCAGCCAACAGAGAGAAATTTGTGTCTGACATCGATATAGCAAACATGGTACGCAAAGCAGCTAAAATACTTTTACATGCACTGTGTATAATTCTTACTACTATGTAATTACAATACTTGTTACTCCTACAACTATAATTATGCTGTGATAAGAACACTAAAGTAAAGTGTTACAGAGTTTTTATATAAACTGATGTACTAAATGTTGTTTAGTGTACCTCTCTTTTTTCATAACCCAGGAACTGGTTGACTAATAGGCTAAAATCGAATCAAACCAAGTCAATTAGGATATAGATGACACTACAGCATATATTGATGAGACTTAAAACCCTGAAGGCTACATCTCATCGCTATGTTTTGTTATTTCTCTTTCTCCAGATGCCGCCACCCAATCAGCAGCCTGCCCCAGGTCAGCCCTTTGATCTGTCAGTGAACAGAGAGGAGTCCCAGATCCCCCGGGGTGGTACAGATCAGAACTGGGTCTACCCCTCGGAACAGATGTTCTGGAATGCCATGCTGAGGAAAGGGTCAGTCGACCAATCAGAACACTGAAGAGTTATGGCTTGGGCATTGAGATAGAATGTATTGAATTGATAGAACctatagttatatctctatggGCATGGGTTTAGGGTTTCTACTGTTGTGTACTGACTCATTAAAATTGTTTCACAGATGGCACTGGAAGGATGAAGATCTTGGTCAAAAAGACATGACAAACATCATCAAGATTCACAACCAGAACAATGACCAGGCATGGCAGGAGATCCTCAAATGGGAACAATTCCATAAGAAGTGAGTAACCAATCAACATCTCAGACTCTGGTACAATACCATGTAAAGTTGAGCGcacttcaatcaatcaatcaaatttatttgtaaagtccttcttacatcaactgatatctcaatgtgctgtacagaaacccagcctaaaaccccaaacagcaatcaagcacggtgactaggaaaaactccctagaaaggcaggaacctaggaagaaacctagagaggaaccaggctatgaggggtggccagtcctcttctggctgtgccggttgaagattataacagaacctagccaagatgttaaaatgttcatagatgaccagcagcgtcaataataataatcacagcaCTTTAATAAGCACTACTGACGCTTCAAATTACTCCTGAACGACCAGTGCATGTCATGATATGTGTGCCATACCAGATATGTGAATTGTATttaatttctttctttctagGGAATGTCCATGCGGACCCTCCCTGTTACGGTTTGGAGGCAAAGCAAAAGAATTCACTCCTAGAGCCAGATTTCGCCACTGGATGGGGTGAGTTTTTGGTGTAAACAGTTCTGCATGGAAGTTAcataaattcagcaaaaaaagaatcctccccttttcaggaccctgtctttcaaagataatttgtaaaaatccaaataacttcacatatcttaattttaaagggtttaaacactgtttcccacgcttgttcaatgaaccataaacaattaatgaacatgcacctgtggaatggtcgttaagacactaacagcttacagacggtaggcaattaaggtcacagttatgaaaactgaggacactaaagaggcctttctactgactgaaaaacaccaaaagaaagatgcccagcgTCCCTGCTCATccgcgtgaacgtgccttaggcacatgaggactgcagatgtggccagggcaatacattgcaatgccTGTACTGTGAGcgctacaggaagacaggacggacagctgatcgtcctcgcagtggcagatcaTGTGTACATCCGagcatcacacctgcaggacaggtacaggatggccacaacaactgcccgagttacaccaggaacgcacaatccctccatcagtgctcatactgtccacaataggctgagagaggctggactgagggcttgtaggcctgttgtaaggcaggtcctcaccagacatcaccggaaacaacgttgcctatgggcaaaacccaccgtcgctggaccagacgggactggcaaaaagtgctcttcactgacgagtcacggttttgtctcaccaggggtgatggtcggatttgcgtttatcgttgaaggaatgagcgttacaccgaggcctgtactctggggtgggatcgatttggaggtggatggtctgtcatggtctggggcagtgtgtcacagcatcatcggactgagcttgttgtcattgcaggcaatatcagtgcagggaagacatcctcctccctcatgtggtacccttcctgcaggctcatcctgacatgaccctccagcatgacaatgccatcagccatactgctcattctgtgcgtgatttcatgCAAgaaaggaatgtcagtgttctgccatgaccagcgaagagcccgaatctcaatcccattgagtacatctgggacctgttggttcggagggtgagggctagggccattccccccagaaatgtctgggaacttgcaggtgccttggttgaagagtggggtaacatctcacagcaagaacaggcaaatctggtgcagtccatgaggaggagatgcactgcagtacttaatgcagctggtggccacatcagatactgactgttaccttttgattttgacccccctttgttcagggacacattattccatttctgttagtcacatgtctgtgaaacttgttcagtttatgtctcagttggtGAATCTCCTTATGTtcataaaaatatatacacatgttaggtttgctaaaaataaacgcagttgacagtgagaggacgtttctttttttgctgagtttgcatgcaaaaatatatacattttcttGACACAGACCCAGCCCAAGAATTACCGCTAGCACTCTTTTTCTGGTTGTTTCAATTTGTGATACACTAGATCATACGACCGGATTTTGTGTTTGCAGGTATGGCTTACCGTTTGACAGGCACGACTGGATCGTAGACCGCTGTGGAAAGGAGGTGCGCTATGTGATTGACTATTACGATGGCGGTGAGATCAATAAGCAGAACCTTACCATCCTGGACGTGCGTCCTGCCTTTGACTCCCTCAGCGCCGTGTGGGACCGTATGAGAGTGGCCTGGTGGCGCTGGACCTCCTCTTAAACCCCGACACTCCCCACACtaatagcctgatcccagatctgtatgATGTCATGCCATTCAATGATAGTCAGAGAAGTTGGCTAAATCACATACAGATCTGGGACAAGGCTATCTACTA harbors:
- the LOC124040968 gene encoding holocytochrome c-type synthase-like; this encodes MDPMSGSTVKAEGFVVAHPYAGSPPQGCPMQKETKPSAPLPPPECPMHKASTPAQVESTPPPTAPASDQAGPTHQDRAYEFVECPMKAANREKFVSDIDIANMMPPPNQQPAPGQPFDLSVNREESQIPRGGTDQNWVYPSEQMFWNAMLRKGWHWKDEDLGQKDMTNIIKIHNQNNDQAWQEILKWEQFHKKECPCGPSLLRFGGKAKEFTPRARFRHWMGYGLPFDRHDWIVDRCGKEVRYVIDYYDGGEINKQNLTILDVRPAFDSLSAVWDRMRVAWWRWTSS